agCTTGCTAGGCGACATagcgttttgttgcctgcttgcgagccgtaccgtattaaaagtatgtgaacatacatcAAGTAATCCTTCAATGAACGTCTTCTCCCAAGCACCGGTAaccaccaccaacacacgtttttttcccccgttttgttctttttgaccaacacaatacacgtgcaatccattgttgttgtcgttgccatggtaacgagaGTATCCGGtagcgtttgagttgacaagataaagctcagtgatcgtaaaagacacgatgcggtggtatcggaatgaaagattttattgcagtagtctgacatagtgcaatcgtgaaagaccaaatttgtcttaatCCAGGCATtaagtgttgtctgtcccacaccgccaacatgttttttttttttttaaactattggtggtcagatatttgcAGTACttcgtcaaaagacacgcgataaggctaaaaataaaccagcttttggattcaatatactgtacacaatgtcGACGggaagtaaatgtcttttttttttttcaggcaaaGAAGTGGAATATTATGCAATAGCCTGGTCActtacctgacttgaatcctattgagcatgcatttcacttgctgAAGAAAAAACTTAAgagaaaatgacccaaaaacatgcaggaacTGAAGACAGTTGCAGTCTTGAGTATCACTAGGGATGAAATCCAGCCTCTGgtgatgtttgtgtgttgcaGATTTCAGGCTACAATTgactgcaaaggatttgcaaccaaggtattaaaaagtgaaagttttAAGTTTTTGTTCCCTTAAAAAGTAGGAGGTATATATACAAACTCTTGTAATTCCTACAGtgttcacctgatttggatgcACAGTAAAGAGCatcaaatgaaaacagaaagtCTGCAAGataaagcacatcttgtttttttcatttcaaatccattgtggtggtgttcagAGTCCAAAAGATAATTGTGTTAATGTCCCAATATATATGGTCTTGACAGTAGGCAATTGTCTTTAACAGTTCAAATCTGGAAACCTTTTCAAAGATCATTATGCTACATGAATGGTTAGATAACACTATAAATTAACATACTCCCACAAACTGTAGACTCTTACCTGGGGATGCCTCTGTCCTGGAAGGGGTTGTGGTCTAGTAGCGAGAGGACTGTGCTATCATTAGCTAACAGGCGTCCTGCTATGTGAATGACCCACTCACTTTGCTCGTAGGTCTGTGTGGAAAAGGGAACATGAGTAGTTTTAAAGTAAGACTGAAAAAAGTGGCTAACACAAGAAGGCGTTGGATGCATTCAGGATGCAATGAGATTTGATCCCAAAACATAAAGAAAGACAGAAACAACCTATTCAGacttgataaaaaataaaaatactagaGGAAAGGCTTGTTAAGGTACAATTTATGATCTTAAAATGACAAGGATTTGTTTTGCAGTGAATCCACAGCTTTACATGGCTAGGTATTGTTGTTCAGCATCTCACCTGGAAGGCCGCAAACCACATGAGCCAGTCCAGGCGGTAATGATATGGGGAAATGAGGCACGGCCGTCGGTACGGATCTCCCGGCTTACAAAGGAATTGGTATTCCTCCCAAACTGCCTTTGGGTTTTTGGGATCCTCACTCAGAGTACCTTGGAAAATCACCTCAGTGCGCTCCTTGGTAATGCTGTAGAGGGGAGTGGAATTAATGTGTAGTGGGAAGAAAGATTGGAATGGAAAGCAATACAGGTACGAAAGTAGATCGCTGAGGCTTGAAGGATCTCTAGTCTAATCGCTATGGCACCAACTATTAGTAAACCCCTGACATCTAATTGTACTTTGCCTCAGGGAGACATTTGTTCAAATCTTTCAATGCAACAATATGACCACTGAATGTACCTGCCAAAGGCCCCGTAGGTGTTGACGATGCGCAGTGGGTCAAAAGAGGTGTTCATCACCTGTCTGGGACTCAGTAGATTCATGAGCACTGGAACACTCAGACAGCCAATCAGAATGCCCAAAGACACATTGACAATGTGACGAATCTGCATTCctaatatacaaaaaaataataataatattaaaaaattaaaaaaggcagGATCAAATGAAAGTTAAAGCAAATATTGTTTGTAGAAATGTATCTCAAAGAATTGCATCTAGGGGGTATTCCAGAAAGGAGGTTCAACACACTCAGTCTAAACTTGAGCTCTGAGTTGATGTCCACTGAATTTGAAAACTGAATATTTGGCTCCAGAATAGCTGATCTGAATTAGTTCAATCAACTCATAATCACATCATTAATGGAGCCCTGATGTGTATTCACCATGGCAACAGACAGAAACTGTCAAGTTACATTTCCCCCTTGAAAATTGAGGTGCCAGTGCGGGCGCACAGTGGTTATGAAACTATATTCcctaaaatatacaaaaagacTGCAGCGGCAGCGAAGGACAGAAGTGGTGTGGGAGCAAATTGATGCATGAATGCGTaaatttaaatgcatttgtatttctcagaatcagaatcagaatcagaaacagactcatctttatttgccaagtatgtccaaaaacacacaaggaatttgtgtccggtagttggagcccctctagtacgacaacagacagtcaattgacagagaacactttggagactaTTTGACACATACAACATACAATCAAAGTGTAAAggttccattttcaatacctgATTTTCATCTTGGTGCGAGCTAGCCTCAGCGAAACATACTTGGAagcaatttaaaatgaaatataaaaacataattcagaCAGGCAAAGAATATTTTGCTAAGCCATGATTGGATTTCACTTAAGAGTTGATTCCTACGAATAGgctataaacatccatccatccatccattttctgagccacttctcctcactagggtcgctggcgtgccggagcatatcccagctgtcatcgggcaggaggcggggtacaccctgaactggttgccagccaatcgcagggcacataggaacaaacaaccattcgcactcacagtcatgcctacgggcaatttagagtctccaattcatgcatgtttttgggatgtgggaggaaaccggagtgcccggagaaaacccacgcaggcatggggagaacatgcaaactccacacaggtggggccggggattgaacccaggtcctcagaactgggaggctgacgctctaaccagtcgtccaccgtgccgccaggctTTAAACAATTGAAAGTAAATATTCCTTCAATATTAAACATCAGAAGCTAactttgtacagtatatgaattaactacaaaaaaaggttaccaaaaaaaataaaacatttgcgtTCCACTTGGACCACAGAAAGAACATTTCTATAACAGCAGTGATAGATGAAATAATAGCAAAAGGTTAAATTtcatgtacaaaaataaaatattttattttattgataataaattaaccaattgtttattcagataaatgaatacaaactaaaatcatgagtaaaatggtttattctccaaaaataattattttttaaattttatttataatcaAATTATaatcaatcattcattcattaaaataaataaaatattgtttaatttattaataaaaaacattttaattgttagagaaattaatacaaaataaatacatttatttaagaCATTTTACGAAAAAGTCCTGAAATAatacaacaaatgtaaatgctcGCATAAAAGAACTCGTTTCCCCACCCGTGAATAAGACTGAGCCCAGTCTGAGTAGCAGTGTCATAATTGAATAAAACATAGAATACGGGATTAGAAATATATGCAATTAAGATACATTGATTTTGATAAAACATGATATTGTTCGATCAGAAATTAATCTGGGAATGCTATcatatcattttaaatttagTACAGCCTCAATATCAGTGGGATCGCAGAGAAACAGACATGCTGTTGCTTCAGATTTTAGCTTACAAAGCCTTCTAGCTAGCAGGTTAGGTTCAGAGTTTGTTACCATGGTGACTAACTAAAAACAATTCTTACCAGTCTTCTGGACCAGATAATTCAGTTTCCCTCATCTCAAGGAGAATTTAAAGTTGTCACATAGCCTGCTTTGTGGAATACCCCCCAGGTGGTATACTGTATTTCTTAACACATCACATTTAGTCATTAAGAAGAAGATACTTGTGTTTGTGGTCAATTAAACACAGTtgttataataaaaaacaattctcgGTGGCATGGACAGTAGTATAATTACCTTTAGTTGCTTCAGGGGTTCGTCCACTTTTATCCTCATCCTGAATCTTCAGTACTGTTTTTTTGGCTccacttctggagcgaaacaaGAAGCCCAGTGATGCGTCATCAAAACAGGCCAGACTGGGAACAATGCTCAACCAGTTTAGGAAACTGAGGTTCCCGCTCAATATCAGAACTATCTAGAAGCCGTAAGACACAGCAGAGAGGAGGAATGATCAACAATTATAATTAtactgtagcaaaaaaaaatttttatccTTTATTTAAAGATGATAAGGCATGTTGTAGTTATCAAAATACAGAGAGCAGTTTTACACAAATCGAAATAGCAATTAAACAAAGTCCTTAatccataggtgtcaaactcaaggccagggggccagatgcggcctgccacatcattttatgtggcccgcgaatgcatatcatgctcgtcaacttccgtgatttttgctaaaatctgtacccaaattccaaattgtcataataatgttgagatgtTGCATTTTTCAATACAATACAACTTGAACAAGTATTATCCTTgtctctgatttcaaaactagttatccttCAATTTGTTGTGGAATGGTAGTGTTTTTGTCACGATcacacatttatatggtttcactacaatgcggcccgagacgaAAAAGAGTTTGAGACCCGTGCCTTAATTGGTTAActcacagagaaaaaaaaaatattacaaaaaattgCAGACTCATTGCAGACTCATTTTTAGTATCAGTCTGAAACATTTTATACAAAGGACCAAGTCACAGCAcgcgcgcgcgtgcacacacacacagcacaatcCATGGTTTGGTTAGATACATGTCACGTATCCTTCATTGTTGTTACTTATTAACACTTGCTAGTAGTTTTGATTTATTGGTTTCCATCCCAGTGCATTGTCAATTTGTCATAACCATTGacgtaattcattcattcatcttccgtaccacttatcctcactagggtcatgggcgtgctggaacctatcccagctgtctctgggcgagaggtgggctacacactgaactggtcaccagccaatcgcagggcacatataaacaaacaaccactcgcactcacattcacagctacggtcaatttagagtcttcaattaacctaccatgcatgtttttgggatgtgggaggaaaccggaggacccggacaaaacccacgctggcacagggagaacatgcaaactccacacaggcgaggccgggtttgaacctgggtcctcaaaactgtgaggcagacgtactaaccagtcgtctaaaATGATTTGTGTTATTTGTAATTATCCCAACACATCTATGAATCCAGAATACAACTTACTGAAATGTATAAATACCTTCACTaaagtaaagaaataataataatgaatgtcCTGAAGTGTATGTGTCTGAAATAATCTACCTGGAACAGGATCTGGAGTGCACCATTGATGATGCACATTCGCCTGCCCAGGAAGGTGAAAAAGGGGACAATGAGCTCGATGAAGTGGTTGGATAAAGTCTCGAAGCGATGGAACCACCAAGGAGAGCGATGCATGTAGTAGGACATGGGGTTCGGAACAGGCTGGGTCTGTAATGAGATTGAAGGGCAGAATGGACTTTAAATAGAAATACATTACGGTGGGCAATCCAATTTTACTCATCTACACCGATACAATATATCACAGCGAAGCAAATCAATCTACCTCATAGTGATAATCCATGCAGGTGAGGTCTCTCCAACATTTGTCCCCTCTGATTTTAATCAGGCccttaaatacaaatatgatcCAGTACAAGAAATTACAACACATTTGTGCAAGTGTAATTACATGTGTAATATATTATTAACAGTAGTGCTTGATATATTTAGTGGTCAAAGGAGAGGCAGGGAAGATAGTTTCACTCACAGCTCCAAGCATGATGCGAACTATAAGCCACCTGAAAGTCCAGATGGAGATGAGTGATGGGGGGCTACGGCGGGGGACTTGAGACAGAGTCCAAATTGGACACAGGAAAATGGCCAGGAATCCGGTTTCCAGCAGCTGACTCTCCCAGCCTGGATGAACAATAATACTCTCAGCTAATAGCGACTACCTTTGTAAaagcaatatttaaaaacagatcTCAACATGTTTAGTTCAGTTAAAGAGGATATATTTTGTCAAACCAACTtcttctagtatttgggatgtaatattgtctctatgatgtctcagtaaatatgtgaaatatgaattaaaatctttctagagcttatctacgtcactagcggttatatccgcctacctctccgctcccgagccagtgctgtcaacataacaaacacgtgtgctctcacaagtggttcttcgacacagaggcaaccaatcagcggaaaagggcggtcttagccaaatatggatgaagcagatacaaaacagggtcaaacagaagttgctgtcagaggggccatgttagagagtcactctatggcgctctaaatagccaaaatacgagACCTTTACGGTAGAAGAACATATCAAGTCGGGAAGGGCATTtgacaaaattattgtaatCAATTACAGCAAAAAAGTAATCCTTCTGAAAAACACTATCATTTTACTAGGTACCTACTAACTACTAAACCACGTACAAGCATTTTTGTCATCTAAGCATATTTTCTAATATTATGCTGtcattaaaaattatatatcaGACCTGTACGCCTCAAAGTAAGCTTTTCTTCATTTCCGCTTCTTCAAATTGTGTCACAGGATTGAATAAAGCAAAAATAGTATGTTTTGAAGACTGTACACTGAGGAGGCACCATCAAGTAAACTTACCAAAGGAGTACCTGcacaggaataaaaaaaaaaaaaaaaaaaaaaaaaaaaaaacatgttaatatATTGATACAATTAAGTccataaagatgttttttttttcaagatatacatacatatatattacaatTTCAAATAGTTCCCAGTATCTTAATAATACAcctttgacatgtttttgtcaaaatgccccaaggatcaagaatcaTATTACCCTCCACGCCCTATATTTTTGGAATCACcaaaattagcctgttttgaggagTGGTCCCGTCACACAGCACTGAATagcttgctcacagacacattttcagaaataggcagctcaCAAAATATTTACTGGGTTGCGTAATTTCACACAATGTAGATAGGCATGGCCTTCAGAGGCCCACCTATTTGCAtccaagcaattaaaaagtcaattttccataatacgtCCCCCTTACGATTTGAGCGAATCCAAAACTTACCACAGCTGTCCCACATTGACCAAGGAATGGTATAGCACCCACAAGGACACCATGATCACCACATTGGCCATTCCCGTCACCAGAACAAAACCGGAGAGGGCCATCCCCAACAAGGCGATGCCATCTAGGTTGGCATCCATATTGCTCCAGTCCAAGAACCAGAGGATGGACGGTGTGTATGCCAGAGCAGCCATGCCTATCTTCCCTCCCACGTAGTGCTTGACACTATTGAGGTAGCTCTTGCAAGGCATCAGGCCGTTTTCACCAATCAGCTGTTTATTCTGGTTGTACGCGACACTGAACGCCACGACTATAGGAAAAAGACAAATTGGAAACATTTCTGAATGTCATGACAATATCTTTAtctacagaaaacattttgaattggtGATGCCCCAAagctatttgttgttgttgttattgattGGAGTACAACTAAAGCTGGGAAATGAATGGATTTTACCAATTCGTTTgagtttatttttcaggatcaatgttttcatttttctttgtacTTCTGTGGCTGCCATGATTAAGAGAATGTCCCCACAAATTTGCACTGCTTCCATTAGCAACATGGCTGCGAACAGAGAGGAGATAGTCCAATCAGTATTGCCAAATTAGTTATTGGTCGCTATATTAAGTTATTAGTTTTCTGACCTATCTCGCAACTACTTGACGTTGTCTTGTTAATAACACTTTAACAAGTGGAGCCCAGTGGAAGGCAATCATGGAGTAAATCCCGCTGAAAATTCCTAAAGACATGGTGCCCATTCATAGGTCACCAtattggaaacttttgacccgaggtattTGCTTCCAAACACCAAATATTTTGCCCAGGTTGCCTTCCCTCACCTTTTCAACTCTACGTGAGAAAAGACCTTGAGTGAGCTGGTTACAGACATACGCAGCAGTAATGCGGCATGTGGTTTGACCATTCCTTTTATGTTGaattgctgatttaaaaaaatgtttattaaggttgtttaaatttttttccacataaatgtgtgttgttgttgtttttaaaattgtcataCGCAGTAGGCTACAGTAGTAAATTAAAAGGCAAATTAGGAATGAGAGCGAACAATGGGGTGTTTTAATTGCCAAGTGAAACGTGACAATGTCTTTAAATGGACTGGATTTACAACTAGATGTGAACTTAGAGACGTCAAAAGTGCGTTTGACGTTCTGGAAAAACAACTTACGACTGCATACTACTCACAGTAAATAAAGGCAACGGAGCGCAGCAGAACAATACGAGTGAGCCAAAAAGTCCCCGTTTCTAACGACTGGAGCTTCTTTCCTTTCTTGGTGCTTTCGACTGTGCTCGCCGCATCTTTTCTGCCGCTGCTGTCTGTACACTTTGCGTCTTTCAAGCTAGCTTTGAGGCGTCTTCTCCTGACAGAAGCGACATTATTTTCACCGGAGGTCGCCATGTTGCTGGCTGTCACACGGTCACGTGACCAAAGACAGGCggaaattttattttgcattttatttttatctgattaTTATCTGAAGTGATATTGTGTTtgaccattattatttttaaacaaagtaaatatttaaattaaccTTCCAATATACCGTATGTAAGGTGTCAGAgatctgaccaaccaatcagaggatagAAAATGCTGACGTTGTTTATAGACGTAAGGCAGACCCTGTGAGGCGAATTGTAACTGTGAATAGGAGTgttatttctattttaatattctcaaatttgtacggaaaaaaaatctagcagtttcatttttaaattaatggacCTAAGAAAACATCAACCGTGCAGTCACATAGATTACAATGAAATTAGAGTGCACacagaagacaaacacacaaaagttCATATGCACTGggtttttatagtaaaacaaagaattactgtgattaaaataatgaaaatgttttttttttaaagaaaaaaaaacactagtaAATCCTTCAATGCAGCGGTAACAGTTTCACAATGACAGTAAAAGTTCAAgagaacaaacaaaaccaagagCTGTCATATCCTGCATAAACTTAAGAGAACGTTTTAATGCATATTTGTGGTCAACAGTACTTTGCagatatagattgaacatggtTTCAATGTCAGTGGTTCAAACTCACTTAAAACGTACCCACATAAACTCACACACCCTACAGTCAATAAATTAGCAATGCAATATTACTCAACTGGTGTAAATATCACTTCGTAACTTTAGAGTTCAAGGAGTTTAAACCATTCACGAGACAAAATTCCAAGGAAAGGACAACATGTCTCATACAGGTTGGTGCAAAACTGATCTCATTCACTCTTTTGGCCTCACATCACCTACAGTACAGGAGCTTTGAGTCTCATGTTAGTTTTCTACATAACGGGTTCAATGATATAAACCTGTTCTTTTGTTACTAATCATCTTTCCTGATGGTGGTCTACCAACTCCTACAAACGCCCAGCCCTTTGCCTCCAAACCACAGTCCATGGTCACACTGTTTCTGATCTCAATGAGACCAGGTCGAGTCCAGCTTCAGTCTTGCTTTTCTTAAGGCCTCAgggtttgtgtttaaaatgagcctccactgcccaaaaaaaaaaaaaaaaagaaaggttcaAGTGTTTAATCGTGACAACATTAACATGTAACAACATGTAATTAACTTGGTAtcaaagtaaatacaaaatgcaccTCTGTAGTAAAATcagtcaatatatatatatatatatatacatacagagagagagagagagagagagagagagagagagagagtatccttaaataaataaaaatgaaaagaaacctacacatgataaaaaaaaaaagtaaacatagtACTACTAGCATGGTGGGCAAATGGATTTTGCAGTTACAAAGGACACCGTTATTACTTCTTAATACTGCACATGACAGTATAGTCACATGGTCCACTGCAGTTATCACTTATTGTCGTGATTTATAcactggtgtcacaaaacatAATTTTTGGTTTGACTAATGATGTGTTCATGaaattaattacagtaattatcTCACTTTCTTCTAGAATCACTTGTGTACGAAGAGCTATTATTATGCATTCAAAATTCGTAGGTCTAGTTTAAAGGAATAGGaaagttgactttttaatggcttgtatacaatCAGTTGAGTCTTTGGAGTGCATGCACACCcataaaatgagaaattaaatGACCAAGTATATCTTTTATGTGCCTATTTCTTAAAATATGTCTGTCTAAATAGTAGACCACCCTACATTGAGGGTCTCGACCCGTAACATGACCGACTAAGCTGTGCAAAAATCCAGAGCCATTTTTCCAGCAACATTCTGGCTAAACTGTCCGAAACAGTATCATGGGTGAGGCACTATCAAGCAGAAACACGCACGTCCCCTATGAGTGTGACGCCCccgctatcatgtcaaagccaaagggtaagcagagctgcattgagtattttgtattattctttttttatgcaGATTAGCGTTACTTAAcagtgttagcttctgataactgACACATACTTGACCGCTTGGTGAAGTTGGTGGTGGGGTGTACTTTTATCACCTAAAAatgggctaatttcagcaagatgaGAAATAGGTCGTGTAAAGAGTAATATATTTCTTGATCTTCGGGTTATTTCGATGAAAGCAGGTCAATGACGATTAAAATCTGGGAACCCAAATTgtgaaaagaaatgaataatACAGTGTGTCTTTTTAAAGCTTCGAAAAggtgtgaaaatgttttggatgTCTCATAGTTAGATATGTAACTGATAAAGCCAAATCCAATAGTTCAAAAtagttgtgttaaaaaaaacaacaacaacacttcaGCCTGTTCTCAATAATGTCTTTCCAGCTTCTATATACCTGCGTATTCCTGCGGCCTCATCGGTCGATTGATAACCCTCTGGAAGGCTGCGATCCAGTCTCGTTGCTCGGCCTCAGTCTCGCAGGCAAACACGAACTTCCTGTCCGGTGTGACGATGGTGATGCCGTGATTCCAGTGATAGCCCTGGATGGTTGGGGGCAGGCCAGGGAGAACGGTGTAACTGTTCTCTTTACTGCCGATGAACACTTCGCCGCGGGCGTAGGCGTCCTGGGAGAGTATACGTGAGCACAGAAAGCACAGTTAACGAAACAAGTACTGTAgtcagtaaaaattaaaaaggtgGAGAGGGTGCATTTTCTATCATACCAAAGGGTCTTTAAAATACATCAGTCGTCTGTCATCCATTGTGAACCACCTCTTCTTAAAGCCCTCTGTGTGCtgcaccaacaaaaaaaaaaccaaaaaaaagggaaataagGGAACTAGTTTCGAATGACATAATCCACATTTATAGAAGGAGTCAGTGAGGTAGATATCGAAGTCTAAAATGACAACATGTTTGAATAGTTCTACTTTGTAAATGCAGGAAATACAGTGTACTGTTTACTGTTATTCATAGGAAAAtagggatgccgtcaaactgaagaaggagtcctagctggcctttttggcctgtgggactcctgaggcagctgatgggtaccggctggccaagcggaatgcagctttggtggtcactgaagcaaaaacacgggc
The sequence above is a segment of the Phycodurus eques isolate BA_2022a chromosome 19, UOR_Pequ_1.1, whole genome shotgun sequence genome. Coding sequences within it:
- the lmf1 gene encoding lipase maturation factor 1 isoform X2; this encodes MATSGENNVASVRRRRLKASLKDAKCTDSSGRKDAASTVESTKKGKKLQSLETGTFWLTRIVLLRSVAFIYFVAFSVAYNQNKQLIGENGLMPCKSYLNSVKHYVGGKIGMAALAYTPSILWFLDWSNMDANLDGIALLGMALSGFVLVTGMANVVIMVSLWVLYHSLVNVGQLWYSFGWESQLLETGFLAIFLCPIWTLSQVPRRSPPSLISIWTFRWLIVRIMLGAGLIKIRGDKCWRDLTCMDYHYETQPVPNPMSYYMHRSPWWFHRFETLSNHFIELIVPFFTFLGRRMCIINGALQILFQIVLILSGNLSFLNWLSIVPSLACFDDASLGFLFRSRSGAKKTVLKIQDEDKSGRTPEATKGMQIRHIVNVSLGILIGCLSVPVLMNLLSPRQVMNTSFDPLRIVNTYGAFGSITKERTEVIFQGTLSEDPKNPKAVWEEYQFLCKPGDPYRRPCLISPYHYRLDWLMWFAAFQTYEQSEWVIHIAGRLLANDSTVLSLLDHNPFQDRGIPRWVRGEHFRYKFSQPGSTSAAEGKWWLRKRIGPYFPAVDLEALRGYFQSRDWPHSHIPTQKN
- the lmf1 gene encoding lipase maturation factor 1 isoform X1 — its product is MLTALARERRGWESQLLETGFLAIFLCPIWTLSQVPRRSPPSLISIWTFRWLIVRIMLGAGLIKIRGDKCWRDLTCMDYHYETQPVPNPMSYYMHRSPWWFHRFETLSNHFIELIVPFFTFLGRRMCIINGALQILFQIVLILSGNLSFLNWLSIVPSLACFDDASLGFLFRSRSGAKKTVLKIQDEDKSGRTPEATKGMQIRHIVNVSLGILIGCLSVPVLMNLLSPRQVMNTSFDPLRIVNTYGAFGSITKERTEVIFQGTLSEDPKNPKAVWEEYQFLCKPGDPYRRPCLISPYHYRLDWLMWFAAFQTYEQSEWVIHIAGRLLANDSTVLSLLDHNPFQDRGIPRWVRGEHFRYKFSQPGSTSAAEGKWWLRKRIGPYFPAVDLEALRGYFQSRDWPHSHIPTQKN